In Caulobacter segnis ATCC 21756, the sequence CACGCTCGGCGTCGGTCAGGGCGCCAAAGCCATGTTCCTCGGCCGTGGCTTCGGCGATCCGCTCGGGCGTCCAAGCCCAGGTGAAGGCCAGCACGCCCAGAACGACGCCGCGCGGGCTGGCGTCGCCCATCATCCACCCCAGCGAACGCTTGCGACGCAGGGCGTCCAGCACGAGGCCGGAGACGAAGGCCCGATCCTTGGAGCCTGCGTAGCGGGCCGCCTCGCCCCAGCGCTTCAGCGCCATCTTTACTGGAAAATGCCGCGTCTCGATCTCGGTGAGAACCTCGATCGCCGCTGAAACCCGTCCTCCGTCGCGCATCAGACGACCAGGGCCAGAAGGGTCAGGAAAATCCCCGTGAAGGAGACGGCCCACGCGATGCTGCGCACCCAGGGCGCGCCCAGCGCGTAGAGCGGCAGGAAGGCGATGCGGCCGCCGACATAGAGGCCCGAGCCCACCAAAGTCAGCGTCCCGAACCGGCCGCCCAGATAGGCGACCAGCACGGCGGCGGCGAAGAACGGGAAGCTTTCGCGGTAGTTGGCGAAGGCCCGCTCCAGTCGCGCGGCCACGCCGCTGACCGGAAAGGGCTCGTCGCGCGGACCGGCGCTCCACTTCAGGCCCCGCTGTGACACGCCCGCCAAGGCCGCCGCCAGCAGGTGGACGAGGCCGATCAGGACCGCCACGCCCAGC encodes:
- a CDS encoding MAPEG family protein — encoded protein: MAFELQMLGVAVLIGLVHLLAAALAGVSQRGLKWSAGPRDEPFPVSGVAARLERAFANYRESFPFFAAAVLVAYLGGRFGTLTLVGSGLYVGGRIAFLPLYALGAPWVRSIAWAVSFTGIFLTLLALVV